The proteins below come from a single Drosophila kikkawai strain 14028-0561.14 chromosome 3R, DkikHiC1v2, whole genome shotgun sequence genomic window:
- the LOC108077841 gene encoding cytoplasmic aconitate hydratase-like has protein sequence MSGANPFAQFEKTFSQAGTTYKYFDLASIDSKYDQLPYSIRVLLESAVRNCDNFHILEKDVQSILGWSPALKQGSNDVEVSFKPARVILQDFTGVPAVVDFAAMRDAVLDLGGNPEKINPICPADLVIDHSVQVDFARAPDALTKNQTLEFERNKERFTFLKWGAKAFNNMLIVPPGSGIVHQVNLEYLARVVFENDTTDGSKILYPDSVVGTDSHTTMINGLGVLGWGVGGIEAEAVMLGQSISMLLPEVIGYKLVGKLSPLVTSTDLVLTITKHLRQLGVVGKFVEFYGPGVAELSIADRATISNMCPEYGATVGYFPIDENTLGYMKQTNRSEKKIDIIRQYLKATQQLRNYADAAQDPKFTQSITLDLATVVTSVSGPKRPHDRVSVSDMPQDFKSCLSSPVGFKGFAIAPEAQAASGEFQWDDGKTYKLQHGSVVIAAITSCTNTSNPSVMLGAGLLAKKAVEKGLNILPYIKTSLSPGSGVVTYYLKESGVIPYLEKLGFDIVGYGCMTCIGNSGPLEENVVNTIEKNGLVCAGVLSGNRNFEGRIHPNTRANYLASPLLVIAYAIAGRVDIDFEKEPLGVDANGKNVFLQDIWPTRSEIQEVENKHVIPAMFQEVYSKIEQGSQDWQTLQVSEGKLFSWSADSTYIKRPPFFEGMTRDLPKLQSIQKARCLLFLGDSVTTDHISPAGSIARTSPAARFLAERNITPRDFNSYGSRRGNDAIMSRGTFANIRLVNKLVAKTGPRTVHIPSQEELDIFDAAERYREEGTPLVLVVGKDYGSGSSRDWAAKGPFLLGVKAVIAESYERIHRSNLVGMGIIPLQFLPGQSAETLNLNGREVYNIALPESGLKPGQKIQVEADGTVFETILRFDTEVDITYYKNGGILNYMIRKMLS, from the exons ATGTCTG GCGCCAATCCCTTTGCTCAGTTCGAGAAAACTTTCTCGCAGGCCGGCACCACTTACAAGTACTTTGACCTTGCCTCCATCGACAGCAAATATG ATCAACTCCCATACTCCATCCGTGTTTTATTGGAGTCGGCGGTGCGTAACTGTGACAACTTCCATATCCTAGAGAAGGATGTGCAGAGCATCTTGGGATGGTCGCCTGCCCTCAAGCAGGGATCCAACGATGTGGAGGTGTCCTTCAAGCCAGCCCGTGTGATCCTGCAG GACTTCACTGGCGTCCCTGCTGTTGTAGATTTTGCCGCCATGCGCGATGCTGTTTTGGATTTGGGCGGTAACCCCGAGAAAATCAATCCCATCTGCCCCGCTGACTTGGTCATTGACCACTCTGTCCAGGTAGACTTTGCCCGTGCTCCTGATGCGCTGACCAAGAATCAAACTCTGGAGTTCGAGCGCAACAAGGAACGTTTTACTTTCCTGAAG TGGGGAGCCAAGGCCTTCAACAACATGCTGATCGTGCCACCCGGCTCTGGAATTGTCCATCAGGTGAATCTGGAGTACTTGGCCCGCGTGGTGTTCGAGAATGATACCACCGATGGCTCCAAGATCCTGTATCCCGACAGTGTGGTGGGCACTGATTCCCACACCACGATGATCAACGGCCTGGGAGTCTTGGGCTGGGGAGTGGGCGGAATCGAGGCGGAGGCCGTGATGCTGGGACAGTCTATCTCTATGTTGCTGCCCGAGGTTATTGGCTACAAATTGGTGGGAAAACTGAGCCCGCTGGTCACCTCCACCGATCTGGTGCTGACCATTACCAAGCACCTGCGTCAGCTGGGTGTTGTGGGCAAGTTTGTGGAGTTCTACGGTCCTGGAGTGGCGGAGCTTAGCATTGCGGACAGGGCTACGATCAGTAACATGTGTCCGGAGTACGGAGCCACTGTGGGTTACTTCCCCATCGATGAGAACACTCTTGGCTACATGAAGCAGACGA ATCGCTCGGAGAAGAAGATCGACATTATCCGTCAGTATCTGAAGGCCACCCAGCAGCTGCGTAACTATGCTGATGCCGCTCAAGATCCCAAATTCACCCAG AGCATCACCTTGGATCTGGCAACGGTGGTCACCTCGGTTTCGGGTCCCAAGCGTCCTCATGACCGTGTTTCGGTCTCGGACATGCCCCAGGACTTCAAGTCCTGCCTGTCCAGTCCC GTGGGTTTCAAAGGCTTTGCCATTGCCCCAGAGGCCCAGGCTGCCTCTGGTGAGTTCCAGTGGGACGATGGCAAGACCTACAAGCTGCAGCACGGTTCCGTGGTCATTGCTGCCATTACATCCTGCACAAACACCTCCAATCCCTCGGTGATGCTGGGTGCCGGTCTCCTGGCCAAGAAGGCGGTGGAGAAGGGCTTGAATATCCTGCCCTACATCAAGACCTCCCTCTCCCCCGGCTCCGGTGTAGTGACCTACTACCTGAAGGAGTCCGGCGTCATTCCCTACCTGGAGAAGCTGGGCTTCGACATTGTGGGCTATGGCTGCATGACCTGCATTGGCAACTCCGGCCCCCTTGAGGAGAACGTAGTGAACACCATCGAGAAGAACGGCCTTGTCTGCGCTGGAGTTCTCTCCGGAAACCGGAACTTTGAGGGTCGCATCCATCCCAACACCAGAGCCAACTATCTGGCCAGTCCTTTGCTGGTCATTGCctatgccatcgccggacgaGTGGATATTGACTTTGAGAAGGAGCCGTTGGGCGTGGATGCCAATGGAAAGAACGTTTTCCTGCAGGACATCTGGCCCACGCGATCGGAGATCCAGGAAGTGGAGAACAAGCATGTGATCCCCGCCATGTTCCAGGAGGTGTACA GCAAGATCGAGCAGGGTTCCCAGGACTGGCAGACCCTGCAGGTGTCCGAGGGCAAGCTCTTCTCCTGGAGCGCCGACTCCACCTACATCAAGCGTCCTCCCTTCTTCGAGGGCATGACCCGGGATCTGCCCAAGCTGCAGAGTATCCAGAAGGCACGCTGCCTGCTCTTCCTGGGCGACTCTGTGACCACAGACCACATCTCGCCGGCCGGATCTATTGCCAGGACCTCGCCCGCCGCCCGATTCCTTGCTGAGCGTAACATCACTCCGCGAGACTTCAACTCGTACGGCTCGCGACGTGGCAACGATGCCATCATGTCCCGCGGCACCTTTGCCAATATTCGTCTGGTGAACAAACTGGTCGCCAAGACCGGGCCACGCACCGTGCACATTCCCAGCCAGGAGGAGCTGGACATTTTCGATGCCGCCGAGCGGTATCGCGAGGAGGGAACTCCTCTGGTTTTGGTCGTGGGCAAGGATTacggcagcggcagctccCGGGACTGGGCAGCCAAGGGTCCCTTCCTGCTGGGCGTAAAGGCCGTGATTGCGGAATCGTACGAGCGCATCCATCGCTCAAACCTGGTGGGCATGGGCATCATCCCGCTGCAGTTCCTGCCGGGACAAAGTGCCGAgaccttgaatctgaatggtCGCGAGGTCTACAACATTGCGCTGCCGGAGAGCGGCCTGAAGCCGGGTCAGAAGATCCAGGTGGAG GCTGATGGCACTGTGTTCGAAACTATTCTGCGATTTGACACCGAGGTGGACATCACTTACTATAAGAACGGCGGCATCCTCAACTACATGATCCGCAAGATGCTCTCTTAA
- the LOC108077615 gene encoding cytoplasmic aconitate hydratase translates to MSGSNPYAKFLKQFTQAGTTYKYFDLASIDSRYSQLPYSIRVLLESAVRNCDNFQVTEKDVHSILNWTPALKQGSNDVEIAFKPARVILHDYNGVPVMVDIAAMREAVLKLGGDPEKVNPICPSVMVIDHSVPVEFARSADAMAKNLAVEFQRNKERFTFLKWAAKAFNNMICVPPGSGIIHQINLEYLSHVVVEDEAADGSKILYPDSSVGNDSHTTMINGLGVLGWGVGGIEAEAVMLGQAISMVLPEVIGYKLVGKLNPLVTSTDVVLTITKQLRQLGVVGKFVEFFGPGVAELSLADRATISNMGPEYGATIGYFPVDENTLSYMRLSNRSEKKIDIIRQYLKTTQQFRDYADPTQDPKYTQVVTLDLATVVSSVSGPKRPHDRVSVSDMQEDFKSCLSSPVGFKGFAIKPEALKDVGKLNWDDGKTYKLQHGSVVIAAITSCANTSNPSVMLGAGLLAKKAVEKGLDVMPYIKTSLSPGSGVVTYYLKESGVIPYLEKLGFNIVGYGCMTCIGNSGPLHEKVVNAIESNNLVCAGVLSGNRNFEGRIHPNTRANYLASPLLVIAYAIAGRVDIDFEKEPLGVDANGNNVFLRDIWPTRSEIQEVENKYIIPSMYQDTYSKIELGTEEWQSLQVPDGNLYSWNPDSTYIKCPPFFEGMTREVPKLKDIEKARCLLLLGDFITTDHICPAGAIARTSPAARYLADRNVTPRDFNTYGTRRGHDGVMSRGAFGNIRLVNKLVAKTGPRTLHFPSQEELDIFDAAQRYREEGTPLVLVAGKDYGTGSSRDWAAKGPLLLGIKAIIAESYERIHRSNLVGMGIIPLQFLPGQSAETLKLNGQEVYDIILPESGLKPGQRIQVKANDINFETILRFDTDVDITYYRHGGILNYMVRKMLS, encoded by the exons atGTCTG GGTCAAATCCATATGCAAAGTTCCTGAAGCAATTCACTCAGGCTGGAACTACctacaaatattttgatttggCATCGATTGATAGCAGATACA GTCAGCTGCCCTACTCGATCCGTGTGCTCTTGGAGTCGGCCGTGCGCAATTGTGATAATTTCCAAGTTACTGAGAAGGATGTCCACAGCATCCTGAACTGGACGCCGGCCCTCAAGCAGGGTTCCAACGATGTGGAGATCGCCTTCAAGCCCGCCCGTGTCATTCTTCAT GACTACAATGGAGTTCCTGTCATGGTAGATATAGCTGCCATGCGGGAGGCTGTCTTGAAGCTTGGCGGTGATCCCGAGAAAGTGAATCCCATCTGCCCTTCTGTGATGGTGATAGATCACTCGGTGCCGGTCGAGTTTGCCCGTTCTGCAGATGCAATGGCCAAGAACCTGGCTGTTGAGTTCCAAAGGAACAAGGAGAGGTTTACCTTCTTGAAG TGGGCTGCCAAAGCCTTCAACAATATGATCTGCGTGCCACCGGGTTCTGGAATCATTCATCAGATTAATTTGGAGTACCTGTCCCATGTCGTTGTGGAGGATGAAGCCGCCGATGGCTCCAAGATCCTTTACCCCGACAGTTCCGTGGGAAATGATTCCCACACCACGATGATCAACGGCCTGGGAGTCTTGGGCTGGGGGGTGGGCGGAATCGAGGCGGAGGCCGTGATGCTGGGACAAGCAATTTCCATGGTTTTACCCGAGGTTATTGGCTACAAGTTGGTGGGAAAACTAAATCCGCTGGTCACCTCCACCGACGTGGTGCTGACCATCACCAAGCAGCTGCGCCAATTGGGCGTGGTGGGCAAGTTCGTGGAGTTCTTCGGTCCCGGAGTGGCCGAGCTCAGTCTGGCAGACAGGGCTACGATCAGTAACATGGGTCCGGAGTACGGAGCCACCATAGGCTACTTCCCAGTGGATGAGAACACCCTCAGCTATATGAGGCTGTCGA atcgatcggagAAGAAGATCGACATCATACGGCAGTACTTGAAGACTACTCAGCAGTTCCGGGACTACGCTGATCCAACCCAAGATCCCAAGTACACACAG GTAGTTACCTTGGATCTGGCCACAGTGGTTTCCTCAGTTTCGGGTCCCAAGCGTCCCCATGATCGAGTCTCCGTTTCTGACATGCAAGAAGATTTCAAGTCCTGCCTGTCCAGTCCT GTGGGCTTCAAGGGCTTCGCCATTAAGCCAGAGGCTCTAAAGGATGTTGGAAAACTCAATTGGGACGATGGCAAGACATACAAGTTGCAGCACGGTTCCGTGGTCATTGCAGCCATTACATCCTGCGCAAACACCTCGAATCCCTCGGTGATGCTAGGCGCCGGTCTCCTGGCCAAGAAGGCGGTGGAGAAAGGATTAGATGTCATGCCCTACATCAAGACCTCGCTCTCCCCTGGATCAGGCGTTGTTACATACTACCTAAAGGAGTCTGGCGTTATTCCCTATCTGGAGAAGCTGGGTTTTAACATTGTGGGCTATGGCTGCATGACCTGCATTGGCAACTCCGGGCCACTCCACGAGAAAGTGGTTAACGCCATCGAGAGTAATAACCTGGTCTGCGCTGGAGTGCTCTCCGGCAACCGGAACTTTGAGGGTCGCATCCATCCGAATACCAGAGCCAATTATCTGGCCAGTCCCTTGCTGGTCATCGCctatgccatcgccggacgaGTGGACATTGACTTTGAGAAGGAGCCGTTGGGCGTGGATGCCAATGGAAATAATGTGTTTCTGCGGGATATCTGGCCCACGCGATCGGAGATCCAGGAAGTGGAGAACAAGTATATTATTCCCTCCATGTACCAGGACACGTACA GCAAGATCGAACTGGGCACTGAGGAGTGGCAGTCGCTTCAAGTGCCCGATGGCAATCTTTACTCCTGGAACCCTGACTCCACCTACATCAAGTGTCCACCCTTTTTCGAGGGCATGACCCGCGAGGTGCCCAAGCTAAAGGACATTGAGAAGGCCCGCTGTCTGCTCCTGCTGGGCGACTTTATCACCACGGATCACATCTGTCCCGCAGGTGCCATTGCCAGGACCTCGCCAGCAGCGCGTTACCTTGCCGATCGGAACGTGACGCCGCGGGACTTCAACACCTATGGCACTCGTCGTGGCCACGATGGCGTCATGTCCCGCGGAGCCTTTGGCAATATTCGCTTGGTAAACAAGTTGGTCGCTAAAACTGGACCTCGGACTCTGCACTTTCCCAGCCAGGAGGAGCTGGATATTTTCGATGCGGCTCAGCGGTATCGCGAGGAGGGGACTCCTCTGGTTTTGGTGGCTGGCAAGGATTATGGCACCGGCAGTTCCCGAGATTGGGCTGCCAAGGGTCCGCTTTTGCTGGGCATCAAAGCTATTATTGCCGAGTCCTACGAACGTATCCATCGCTCCAATTTGGTGGGCATGGGCATTATTCCATTGCAGTTTCTACCTGGTCAAAGTGCCGAGACATTAAAACTAAATGGTCAGGAAGTTTACGACATCATTTTGCCAGAGAGTGGATTGAAACCGGGTCAAAGGATCCAAGTTAAG gcAAATGACATAAATTTTGAGACTATTTTGCGCTTCGACACGGATGTGGATATTACTTATTACAGGCACGGAGGCATCCTGAACTACATGGTTCGCAAAATGCTTTCCTAa
- the LOC108077861 gene encoding CDK5RAP1-like protein, giving the protein MKRSCRALIRHVRHASTTAPKGATSASASAAGESVIKPEPAARATFLERIQRGPGLQDFFAVKPAARLKLNEEEPVETSVPYLNAVDFNGQGRKVHFEVYGCQMNTNDTEVVWSILQKEGYLRCQEPEQADVIMLVTCAVRDGAEQRIWNRLKHLRAMKSKRSPRRHPLQLTLLGCMAERLKERLLEQEQCVDVIAGPDSYKDLPRLLAVSRHYGNSAINVLLSLDETYADVMPVRLNSESPTAFVSIMRGCDNMCTYCIVPFTRGRERSRPLASIVNEVKALAEQGVKEVTLLGQNVNSYRDRSAVEEREATNTTPVPGFSTVYKPKKGGTPFAELLEAVAEAVPEMRIRFTSPHPKDFSDEVLRVIRDYSNVCKQLHLPAQSGNTQVLERMRRGYSREAYLELVQHIREFLPNVGLSSDFICGFCGETEAEFQDTVTLIQQVQYNVAYLFAYSMREKTTAHRRYKDDVPLNVKNERLKRMVLAFREEATKLHRQMEGQEQLILIEGKSKRSDTHWFGRNDANIKVIVPAMELPTEQGGGATKSLAVGDFVVARINESNSQVLKGTPLHITSISNFHRRTEFTQ; this is encoded by the coding sequence atgaAACGGAGCTGCCGGGCTTTAATACGCCACGTGCGGCATGCCTCCACCACTGCCCCCAAAGGGGCCACATCGGCTTCAGCCAGTGCAGCAGGAGAAAGCGTAATCAAACCGGAACCGGCTGCACGTGCCACATTTCTGGAGAGGATTCAGCGTGGTCCTGGCCTGCAGGATTTCTTTGCAGTGAAGCCCGCAGCCCGGCTGAAGCTGAACGAGGAGGAGCCGGTGGAGACCAGTGTACCCTACCTCAATGCCGTAGATTTCAATGGTCAGGGAAGGAAAGTGCACTTCGAGGTCTACGGCTGCCAGATGAACACCAATGACACGGAGGTGGTGTGGAGCATCCTGCAGAAGGAGGGTTACCTGCGGTGCCAGGAGCCCGAGCAGGCGGATGTCATCATGCTGGTGACGTGTGCCGTGCGCGACGGAGCAGAGCAGAGGATTTGGAACCGCTTGAAGCACCTGCGAGCGATGAAGAGCAAGCGTAGCCCGAGGCGGCATCCCCTCCAGCTTACCCTTCTGGGCTGCATGGCGGAGCGGCTGAAGGAGCGTCTGCTGGAGCAGGAACAGTGCGTGGATGTCATCGCCGGACCGGATAGCTACAAGGATTTGCCCAGGCTACTGGCCGTGTCCCGTCACTACGGAAATTCGGCCATCAACGTGCTCCTCTCCCTAGATGAAACCTATGCGGATGTAATGCCCGTGCGGTTGAACTCTGAATCCCCCACAGCGTTCGTCTCCATAATGCGAGGATGCGACAACATGTGTACCTACTGCATAGTTCCCTTTACCCGCGGACGTGAACGCTCTCGACCGCTGGCATCCATAGTCAACGAAGTCAAGGCCTTGGCGGAGCAGGGCGTGAAGGAGGTGACACTGCTGGGACAGAATGTCAACTCCTACCGGGACAGGAGTGCTGTGGAGGAGAGGGAAGCTACCAATACCACGCCCGTGCCAGGTTTCAGCACCGTTTACAAGCCCAAAAAGGGCGGAACCCCCTTTGCAGAGCTTCTGGAAGCCGTAGCCGAAGCTGTTCCCGAAATGCGCATCCGTTTTACCTCGCCGCACCCGAAGGACTTCTCCGATGAGGTTCTAAGAGTCATCCGAGATTACTCGAATGTCTGCAAACAGCTGCACTTGCCCGCACAATCTGGTAACACCCAAGTTCTGGAGAGGATGAGGCGAGGTTACAGCCGAGAAGCCTACCTGGAGCTAGTGCAGCACATCAGGGAGTTTCTGCCCAATGTGGGCCTCTCCAGTGACTTTATCTGCGGCTTTTGCGGCGAGACGGAGGCTGAGTTCCAGGACACCGTCACCCTCATCCAGCAGGTGCAGTACAACGTGGCCTATCTGTTCGCCTACAGCATGCGGGAGAAGACCACAGCCCATCGTCGCTACAAGGATGATGTCCCACTGAATGTAAAGAACGAGCGACTCAAGCGCATGGTCTTGGCTTTCCGAGAGGAAGCCACCAAGCTGCACCGTCAAATGGAGGGACAGGAGCAGCTCATCCTCATAGAAGGCAAGAGCAAGCGCTCGGACACGCACTGGTTTGGTCGCAACGATGCCAATATCAAGGTGATTGTGCCGGCTATGGAATTGCCCACTGAACAAGGTGGTGGAGCAACCAAATCCCTGGCTGTAGGTGACTTTGTGGTGGCCCGAATTAACGAATCCAACTCCCAGGTACTCAAGGGAACTCCACTTCACATAACCAGCATAAGCAACTTCCACAGAAGGACAGAGTTTACGCAATAA
- the Rrp46 gene encoding exosome complex component RRP46 translates to MNLPEKMDVPKDQLRQMNCEFNPLSRCDGSVMYTQGATVVIAAVLGPIEVKTQNLSIDGSYLECNYRPKAGLPQVKERIREATIRDVLELALLAEAHPHAKMSVQVQELEDRGSIDACAVNSACLAMLIGGLPLKFSFAAVHCIINDQGDYVLDPDQSETFHQRASFTFAFDSVDGDLLLVQTKGSFKIAQFNDIECLCRAASAQIFQFYRSQIAKYHGRSEAIAEKVKEQPEAMEA, encoded by the exons atgaatttaccGGAGAAAATGGACGTGCCCAAGGATCAGCTGCGTCAGATGAACTGCGAGTTCAATCCTTTGTCCCGCTGCGATGGCTCTGTGATGTACACCCAGG gTGCCACAGTGGTTATAGCCGCCGTGCTGGGACCCATCGAGGTGAAGACCCAGAACCTGAGCATAGATGGCAGCTACCTGGAGTGCAATTATCGGCCCAAGGCGGGTCTTCCTCAGGTGAAGGAGCGCATTCGAGAGGCGACCATTCGGGATGTCCTGGAATTGGCGCTCCTGGCCGAGGCCCATCCGCATGCCAAGATGTCGGTGCAGGTGCAGGAGCTAGAGGATCGTGGCAGT ATCGACGCCTGTGCCGTGAATTCCGCCTGCCTAGCCATGCTCATTGGTGGCCTGCCCCTAAAATTTAGCTTTGCGGCGGTGCACTGCATTATCAACGATCAGGGAGATTATGTCCTGGATCCAGACCAGAGTGAGACCTTCCACCAACGCGCCAGCTTCACATTCGCCTTTGATTCCGTCGACGGAGACCTGTTGCTGGTGCAGACCAAGGGATCCTTTAAAATAGCCCAGTTCAATGACATCGAGTGCCTGTGCCGGGCTGCGAGTGCGCAGATCTTTCAGTTCTATCGCAGCCAGATAGCCAAGTACCACGGCCGGAGCGAAGCGATAGCGGAAAAGGTGAAGGAGCAGCCGGAAGCAATGGAGGCGTGA